The Streptomyces sp. NBC_00224 genome has a window encoding:
- a CDS encoding DUF3090 domain-containing protein — MSRQVFFYDPPDRFVAGTVGLPGRRTFFLQASAGSRTTSVALEKTQVAALAERIDELLDEVVRRTGGNAPVPAVAPADVTDTAPLDAPVEEEFRVGTMALAWDGEEQRMVIEAQALVELDADSDEDLAEAEERLLQDDENGPPMLRVRLTGAQARAFAKRALDVVNAGRPPCPLCSLPLDPEGHVCPRQNGYRRGA, encoded by the coding sequence GTGTCCCGTCAGGTGTTCTTCTACGACCCACCGGACCGCTTCGTGGCCGGTACGGTCGGGCTGCCCGGGCGCCGTACGTTCTTCCTCCAGGCGTCCGCGGGCAGCCGTACCACCAGCGTCGCCCTGGAGAAGACCCAGGTCGCGGCCCTCGCCGAGCGGATCGACGAGCTCCTGGACGAGGTCGTGCGGCGCACCGGCGGCAACGCGCCCGTCCCGGCCGTCGCCCCCGCCGACGTCACCGACACCGCGCCGCTCGACGCGCCCGTCGAGGAGGAGTTCCGCGTCGGCACCATGGCGCTCGCCTGGGACGGCGAGGAGCAGCGCATGGTCATCGAGGCGCAGGCCCTGGTCGAGCTCGACGCCGACTCCGACGAGGACCTCGCCGAGGCCGAGGAGCGGCTGCTCCAGGACGACGAGAACGGCCCGCCGATGCTGCGGGTCCGCCTCACCGGCGCCCAGGCCCGCGCCTTCGCCAAGCGCGCCCTGGACGTGGTCAACGCGGGCCGCCCGCCGTGCCCGCTGTGCAGCCTGCCGCTCGACCCGGAAGGACACGTATGCCCGCGCCAGAACGGATACCGACGGGGAGCCTGA
- a CDS encoding SCO1664 family protein translates to MPAPERIPTGSLTAVELLAKGELTVRGRIREASNAVLYCSVAYEGESAHCVYKPVAGERPLWDFPDGTLAQREVAAYEVSAALGWDLVPPTVLRDGPYGEGMVQLWIETLTEEAGDAEGSDDGQGAEQADGGLLALVDGEEPGEGWKAVGLADVGEGRTALLVHADDERLRRLAVLDAVINNGDRKGGHLLPAEGGRLYGIDHGVTFNVDDKLRTLLWGWAGEPLTGEAVAALTRLGAVLAPGEPLATRLAELITAAELDALRDRVAGLLADGVHRSPSGEWPPIPWPPV, encoded by the coding sequence ATGCCCGCGCCAGAACGGATACCGACGGGGAGCCTGACGGCGGTGGAACTGCTTGCCAAGGGTGAGCTCACCGTCCGCGGCCGGATCCGCGAGGCGTCCAACGCGGTGCTGTACTGCTCCGTCGCGTACGAGGGCGAGAGCGCCCACTGCGTCTACAAGCCGGTGGCCGGGGAACGCCCGCTGTGGGACTTCCCGGACGGCACCCTCGCCCAGCGCGAGGTAGCCGCCTACGAGGTCAGCGCGGCCCTCGGCTGGGACCTGGTGCCGCCGACCGTGCTGCGCGACGGGCCGTACGGCGAGGGCATGGTCCAGCTGTGGATCGAGACGCTCACCGAAGAGGCCGGCGACGCCGAGGGCTCCGACGACGGCCAGGGCGCCGAGCAGGCCGACGGCGGGCTGCTCGCGCTCGTCGACGGGGAGGAGCCGGGCGAGGGCTGGAAGGCGGTCGGGCTCGCGGACGTGGGGGAGGGCCGCACGGCGCTCCTGGTGCACGCCGACGACGAGCGGCTGCGGCGGCTCGCCGTGCTCGACGCCGTGATCAACAACGGCGACCGCAAGGGCGGCCATCTGCTGCCCGCCGAGGGCGGCCGCCTCTACGGCATCGACCACGGGGTCACCTTCAACGTCGACGACAAGCTGCGCACACTGCTGTGGGGGTGGGCGGGCGAGCCGCTGACCGGGGAGGCGGTGGCGGCGCTGACCCGTCTCGGGGCCGTGCTCGCCCCCGGCGAGCCGCTGGCCACCCGACTGGCGGAGCTGATCACCGCGGCCGAGCTGGACGCGCTGCGGGACCGGGTGGCGGGCCTGCTGGCGGACGGGGTGCACCGCAGCCCGTCGGGCGAATGGCCGCCGATTCCCTGGCCGCCGGTGTAG
- a CDS encoding S8 family serine peptidase — protein sequence MTDQALPGQGPGTAGPGPDGAGFTYQGAEPELIVVTGSDPGADTTALTMFLGDQQLALEPLFGRGAPPDLSLFRRVRGGADRAEEIAARLAALPGIETAYVKPGAVPADHAGPDDEAVRRLKEGTPVTPDFTGRQGYLRAAPEGVDAYWAWQRPGGSGRGVTVVDVEGAWQLGHEDLADKLAGIVVGTPVQDLAWRNHGTAVLGVIGGDRDDKGITGIAPEAVTAAASYASIGTAAAIHAAAERLAPGDVVLVALHRPGPRFAYEHRDDQAGFLPLEWWPDDFAAIRRATARGVLVVAAAGNGGESLDDGLYERRPERFPRTWRNPFNPANPSSGAVLVGAGAPPPGTHGRDHGPDRSRLAFSNYGARLDAQGWGREATTTGGFWDREGELQGGAEEIAWYTDAFSGTSAAAPVVTGALVCLQGILKAADLAPMTPERAREILRTTGSPQQDAPGRPASQRIGSRPDVRAAVTRLMPSTVGTGQAERYWDELLPYPPELPPRLRLFVAGAWRNLNDPAPELRRAVHAAFTGGRPDVRVWFSDDEVVGLVVAG from the coding sequence ATGACCGACCAGGCACTCCCGGGCCAGGGCCCCGGAACGGCGGGCCCCGGACCCGATGGAGCTGGATTCACCTACCAAGGCGCCGAGCCGGAGCTGATCGTCGTCACCGGCTCGGACCCAGGAGCGGACACCACGGCGCTCACCATGTTCCTCGGCGACCAACAACTGGCACTCGAACCGCTCTTCGGCCGGGGCGCGCCGCCCGACCTGTCGCTCTTCCGCCGCGTACGCGGCGGGGCGGACCGGGCCGAGGAGATCGCCGCCCGGCTGGCCGCGCTGCCGGGGATCGAGACCGCCTATGTGAAGCCGGGCGCCGTCCCGGCCGACCACGCCGGTCCCGACGACGAGGCGGTGCGGCGGCTCAAGGAGGGCACGCCCGTCACCCCCGACTTCACCGGCCGCCAGGGCTACTTACGAGCCGCGCCCGAGGGTGTCGACGCGTACTGGGCCTGGCAGCGGCCCGGCGGCTCCGGCCGGGGCGTCACCGTCGTCGACGTCGAGGGCGCCTGGCAGCTGGGCCACGAGGACCTGGCGGACAAGCTCGCCGGGATCGTCGTCGGCACCCCGGTCCAGGACCTGGCGTGGCGCAACCACGGCACCGCGGTCCTCGGAGTGATCGGCGGCGACCGCGACGACAAGGGCATCACCGGGATCGCCCCGGAGGCGGTCACGGCGGCGGCCTCCTACGCCTCCATCGGCACGGCCGCGGCGATCCACGCCGCCGCCGAACGGCTGGCGCCCGGCGACGTCGTACTGGTCGCACTGCACCGGCCGGGACCCCGGTTCGCCTATGAACACCGCGACGACCAGGCCGGTTTCCTCCCCCTTGAGTGGTGGCCGGACGACTTCGCCGCGATCCGGCGGGCGACGGCCAGGGGCGTCCTGGTGGTCGCGGCCGCGGGCAACGGCGGGGAGAGCCTGGACGACGGGCTGTACGAGCGTCGGCCCGAGCGGTTCCCCCGGACCTGGCGCAATCCCTTCAACCCGGCCAACCCGTCCTCCGGCGCGGTCCTGGTCGGCGCGGGCGCCCCGCCGCCCGGCACCCACGGGCGCGACCACGGCCCGGACCGCTCACGGCTCGCCTTCTCCAACTACGGGGCGCGGCTCGACGCCCAGGGCTGGGGCCGGGAGGCCACCACGACCGGCGGGTTCTGGGACCGGGAGGGTGAACTCCAGGGCGGCGCCGAGGAGATCGCCTGGTACACCGACGCGTTCTCCGGCACCTCCGCCGCGGCGCCCGTGGTGACCGGCGCCCTCGTCTGCCTCCAGGGGATCCTGAAGGCGGCGGACCTCGCGCCGATGACCCCCGAGCGGGCCCGCGAGATCCTGCGGACGACCGGCTCGCCGCAGCAGGACGCGCCCGGGCGGCCCGCCTCCCAGCGCATCGGCAGCCGGCCCGACGTCAGGGCCGCGGTGACCCGGCTCATGCCCTCGACGGTCGGCACCGGCCAGGCCGAGCGGTACTGGGACGAGCTCCTCCCGTACCCCCCTGAACTCCCGCCGAGGCTCCGGCTGTTCGTCGCCGGGGCGTGGCGCAACCTCAACGACCCGGCGCCGGAGCTGCGCCGCGCGGTGCACGCCGCCTTCACCGGGGGACGGCCCGACGTACGCGTCTGGTTCTCGGACGACGAGGTCGTCGGTCTCGTCGTAGCGGGCTGA
- a CDS encoding histidine phosphatase family protein, which produces MATLILVRHGRSTANTSGVLAGRTPGVLLDERGAAQAAALPARLAGLPLAAAVSSPLERCRETLRPLLEARPGLELHTDERISECDYGDWSGRKLAELSEDPLMEVVQQHPSAAAFPGGESMPAMQQRAVGAVREWNARVEAEHGPDAVFVMCSHGDIIKSIVADALGMHLDLFQRISVEPCSLTAIRYTRLRPFLMRLGETGDFGSLAPRAAKESEAAEGRAVVGGGAGAP; this is translated from the coding sequence ATGGCCACGCTGATCCTCGTACGTCACGGACGCTCCACCGCCAACACCTCCGGTGTGCTGGCCGGGCGCACGCCCGGTGTGCTGCTCGACGAGCGCGGCGCCGCCCAGGCCGCCGCGCTGCCCGCCCGGCTCGCCGGACTGCCGCTGGCCGCCGCCGTCTCCAGCCCGCTGGAGCGCTGCCGCGAGACCCTGCGGCCTCTGCTGGAGGCGCGGCCCGGGCTGGAACTCCACACCGACGAGCGCATCAGCGAGTGCGACTACGGCGACTGGTCGGGCCGCAAGCTCGCCGAGCTCTCCGAGGACCCGCTGATGGAGGTGGTGCAGCAGCACCCGTCGGCCGCGGCCTTCCCGGGCGGCGAGTCGATGCCGGCCATGCAGCAGCGCGCCGTCGGGGCGGTGCGCGAGTGGAACGCGCGCGTGGAGGCCGAGCACGGCCCGGACGCCGTGTTCGTCATGTGCTCGCACGGGGACATCATCAAGTCGATCGTCGCCGACGCCCTCGGAATGCATCTGGACCTCTTTCAGCGGATCTCGGTGGAACCGTGTTCCCTGACCGCGATCCGCTACACCCGGCTGCGCCCGTTCCTGATGCGCCTGGGCGAGACCGGGGACTTCGGCTCGCTGGCGCCGCGGGCGGCCAAGGAAAGCGAGGCCGCCGAGGGGCGGGCCGTCGTCGGGGGTGGCGCGGGAGCACCGTGA
- the mshC gene encoding cysteine--1-D-myo-inosityl 2-amino-2-deoxy-alpha-D-glucopyranoside ligase → MHAWPASEVPALPGKGRDLRIHDTATGGLVTLDPGPVARIYVCGITPYDATHMGHAATYNAFDLVQRVWLDTKRQVHYVQNVTDVDDPLLERAIRDGHDWTALAERETALFREDMTALRMLPPKHYIGAVEAIPGIVPLVERLRDAGAAYELDGDVYFSVESDAHFGQVSHLDAEAMRRLSAERGGDPERPGKKNPLDPMLWMAAREGEPSWDGASLGRGRPGWHIECVAIALDHLGMGFDVQGGGSDLAFPHHEMGASHAQVLTGEFPMAKAYVHAGMVALHGEKMSKSRGNLVFVSKLRRDGVDPAAIRLALLSHHYRADWEWTDQVLQDALERLDRWRAAVSRPDGPSADALVEEIRDALSHDLDAPTALLAVDRWAALQQSDGGTDEGAPGVASRAVDALLGVAL, encoded by the coding sequence ATGCATGCCTGGCCCGCTTCTGAGGTCCCCGCCCTGCCCGGCAAGGGCCGCGACCTCCGGATCCACGACACCGCGACCGGCGGTCTTGTCACCCTCGACCCCGGTCCCGTCGCCCGTATCTACGTCTGCGGCATCACCCCGTACGACGCGACCCACATGGGTCACGCGGCGACCTACAACGCGTTCGACCTCGTTCAGCGCGTGTGGCTCGACACCAAGCGGCAGGTGCACTACGTCCAGAACGTCACCGACGTGGACGACCCGCTCCTGGAGCGCGCCATCCGCGACGGGCACGACTGGACCGCGCTCGCCGAGCGTGAGACCGCACTCTTCCGCGAGGACATGACCGCCCTGCGGATGCTTCCCCCGAAGCACTACATCGGAGCCGTCGAGGCGATACCCGGCATCGTGCCGCTCGTCGAGCGGCTGCGGGACGCGGGCGCCGCCTACGAACTCGACGGGGACGTCTACTTCTCCGTGGAGAGCGACGCCCACTTCGGGCAGGTCTCCCACCTCGACGCCGAAGCCATGCGGCGGCTCTCCGCCGAGCGCGGCGGCGACCCCGAGCGCCCCGGCAAGAAGAACCCGCTCGACCCGATGCTCTGGATGGCCGCCCGCGAGGGCGAGCCGAGCTGGGACGGCGCGAGCCTGGGCCGCGGCCGGCCGGGCTGGCACATCGAGTGCGTCGCCATCGCCCTCGACCACCTCGGCATGGGCTTCGACGTGCAGGGCGGCGGCTCCGACCTCGCCTTCCCGCACCACGAGATGGGCGCCTCGCACGCCCAGGTGCTCACCGGCGAGTTCCCGATGGCCAAGGCGTACGTCCACGCCGGCATGGTCGCGCTGCACGGCGAGAAGATGTCGAAGTCCCGGGGCAACCTGGTCTTCGTCTCCAAGCTGCGCCGCGACGGTGTCGACCCGGCGGCGATCCGGCTCGCGCTGCTCTCGCACCACTACCGGGCCGACTGGGAGTGGACCGACCAGGTCCTCCAGGACGCCCTGGAGCGGCTCGACCGCTGGCGCGCGGCCGTCTCCCGCCCCGACGGGCCGTCCGCGGACGCGCTGGTCGAGGAGATCCGCGACGCCCTCTCCCACGACCTGGACGCCCCGACGGCGCTCCTGGCCGTGGACCGGTGGGCCGCTCTCCAGCAGTCCGACGGCGGTACGGACGAGGGCGCGCCCGGCGTGGCCTCGCGCGCCGTCGACGCGCTGCTCGGCGTGGCCCTGTAA
- a CDS encoding SDR family NAD(P)-dependent oxidoreductase — translation MSTPREFTASEAASEAAPRDFAGMAALVTGGASGIGAATAGLLVARGARVAVLDRDVEGAPHGTLALEADVTDDAGVREAVARAAREFGALHTLVSNAGTGATGTVEDNDDAEWHRVLDVNVLGMVRVARHALPHLRRAAQERPGHVSVTHTCSIAATAGLPQRALYSAAKGAVLSLTLAMAADHVAEGVRVNCVNPGTADTPWVARLLAGAEDPEAERAALRARQPMGRLVTADEVGAAIAYLASPAASCVTGTALAVDGGMQGLRPRPTI, via the coding sequence ATGAGCACCCCGCGGGAGTTCACCGCATCCGAGGCCGCATCCGAGGCCGCACCCCGGGACTTCGCCGGGATGGCCGCGCTGGTCACCGGCGGCGCCTCCGGGATCGGCGCGGCCACCGCCGGGCTGCTCGTCGCCCGGGGAGCCCGCGTCGCCGTGCTCGACCGGGACGTCGAGGGCGCCCCGCACGGCACCCTCGCCCTGGAGGCCGACGTCACCGACGACGCGGGCGTACGGGAGGCGGTGGCCCGGGCCGCGCGCGAGTTCGGCGCCCTGCACACGCTCGTCTCCAACGCCGGGACCGGCGCCACCGGCACCGTCGAGGACAACGACGACGCCGAGTGGCACCGGGTCCTCGACGTCAACGTCCTCGGCATGGTCCGGGTCGCCCGCCACGCGCTGCCGCATCTGCGGCGCGCCGCCCAGGAGCGGCCCGGCCACGTCTCCGTCACCCACACCTGCTCGATCGCCGCCACCGCGGGCCTGCCGCAACGCGCCCTGTACAGCGCCGCCAAGGGCGCCGTGCTCTCCCTCACCCTCGCCATGGCCGCCGACCACGTGGCCGAGGGGGTCCGGGTGAACTGCGTCAACCCGGGCACGGCGGACACCCCTTGGGTCGCCCGGCTGCTCGCCGGGGCCGAGGACCCGGAGGCCGAGCGGGCCGCGCTGCGGGCCCGCCAGCCCATGGGGCGGCTTGTCACCGCCGACGAGGTGGGCGCCGCCATCGCGTATCTGGCGAGCCCGGCCGCCTCCTGCGTCACCGGTACCGCCCTGGCCGTCGACGGCGGCATGCAGGGTCTGCGCCCGCGCCCCACCATCTGA
- a CDS encoding PAC2 family protein, translating into MIELEGVPELVDPVMIAAFEGWNDAGDSASSAVAHLEREWKGEVFAALDAEDYYDFQVNRPTVFLEGGVRRITWPTTRLSVVRVGGDKPRDLVLVRGIEPSMRWRSFCNEILGFAHELGVEMVVILGALLGDTPHTRPVPVSGVTSDPDLARTMDLEETRYEGPTGIVGILQEACTHAGVPAVSLWAAVPHYVSQPPNPKATLALLNRLEDLIDLRIPLGELAEDARAWQLGVDQLAAEDSEVAEYVQTLEEARDTADLPEASGEAIAREFERYLRRRDGGPGAPGGHITDGGESTSYLRDTSSGRTRPPKPAREEPDEPGEGSGSESSED; encoded by the coding sequence GTGATCGAGCTGGAGGGAGTTCCCGAGCTGGTCGACCCGGTCATGATCGCCGCGTTCGAGGGCTGGAACGACGCGGGCGACTCCGCCTCCTCAGCCGTCGCTCACCTGGAGCGCGAGTGGAAGGGCGAGGTCTTCGCCGCGCTCGACGCTGAGGACTACTACGACTTCCAGGTCAACCGGCCGACCGTGTTCCTGGAGGGCGGGGTCCGCAGGATCACCTGGCCCACCACCCGGCTCTCCGTCGTCCGGGTCGGCGGCGACAAGCCGCGCGATCTGGTCCTGGTGCGCGGGATCGAACCGTCGATGCGCTGGCGCTCGTTCTGCAACGAGATCCTCGGCTTCGCGCACGAGCTGGGCGTGGAGATGGTGGTGATCCTGGGCGCGCTGCTCGGGGACACCCCGCACACCCGCCCGGTGCCGGTCAGCGGGGTCACCTCCGACCCCGACCTGGCCCGCACGATGGACCTGGAGGAGACCCGGTACGAGGGCCCGACCGGCATCGTCGGCATCCTCCAGGAGGCGTGCACCCACGCGGGCGTCCCGGCGGTCAGCCTCTGGGCGGCGGTGCCCCACTATGTGTCGCAGCCGCCGAACCCCAAGGCCACGCTCGCCCTGCTCAACCGCCTCGAAGACCTCATCGACCTGCGCATCCCGCTGGGCGAGCTGGCCGAGGACGCCCGGGCGTGGCAGCTCGGGGTGGACCAGTTGGCGGCCGAGGACAGCGAAGTGGCCGAGTACGTCCAGACGCTGGAGGAGGCGCGGGACACCGCGGACCTGCCCGAGGCGTCCGGCGAGGCGATCGCCCGCGAGTTCGAGCGGTATCTGCGCCGCCGCGACGGTGGACCGGGCGCGCCCGGCGGCCACATCACGGACGGGGGCGAGTCCACGTCGTATCTGCGCGACACGAGCAGCGGGCGGACTCGGCCGCCGAAGCCGGCGCGTGAGGAGCCGGATGAGCCTGGCGAAGGCTCGGGCTCGGAGTCCTCGGAGGACTGA
- a CDS encoding sugar ABC transporter substrate-binding protein — translation MRVRTTTAAVCCVLLAAGALAGCNRDSGGGTGDKKVGIDLPRSDSDFWNSYQQYIQKGTKAGEVSALPLTNSQNDIGKLVANVTAFMDRGAKAVIMAPQDTGAVASTLEALHSRKIPVVSVDTRPDKGDVYMVVRADNKAYGEKACTFLGGQLKGKGKVAEFQGDLSSINGRDRSQAFKACMAKDYPGIQVFELATDWKGDVASAKLQSTLAAHPDLNGIYLQAGGVFLQPTLALLEQKHLLKPPGGPGHITIVSNDGIPEELDAIKAGKIDATVSQPADLYAKYALYYAKAALDGKTFKEGPTDHGSTIVKIPGGYEDQLPAPLVTRANAGDPALWANQLQKKG, via the coding sequence ATGAGAGTGCGTACGACAACTGCCGCCGTCTGCTGTGTACTTCTGGCGGCCGGGGCGCTGGCGGGCTGCAACCGCGACTCCGGCGGCGGCACCGGGGACAAGAAGGTCGGTATCGACCTGCCGCGCAGCGACAGCGACTTCTGGAACTCCTACCAGCAGTACATCCAGAAGGGCACCAAGGCGGGCGAGGTCTCCGCGCTGCCGCTCACCAACTCGCAGAACGACATCGGCAAGCTCGTCGCCAACGTCACCGCCTTCATGGACCGGGGCGCCAAGGCCGTGATCATGGCCCCGCAGGACACCGGCGCGGTCGCCTCGACCCTGGAGGCCCTGCACAGCAGGAAGATCCCGGTCGTCAGTGTCGACACCCGCCCCGACAAGGGCGACGTCTACATGGTCGTACGGGCCGACAACAAGGCGTACGGCGAGAAGGCCTGCACGTTCCTCGGCGGGCAGCTGAAGGGGAAGGGCAAGGTCGCCGAGTTCCAGGGCGATCTGTCCTCCATCAACGGCCGCGACCGGTCCCAGGCGTTCAAGGCCTGCATGGCCAAGGACTACCCCGGCATCCAGGTCTTCGAGCTGGCCACCGACTGGAAGGGCGACGTCGCCTCCGCCAAGCTCCAGTCGACCCTCGCCGCCCACCCCGACCTGAACGGCATCTACCTGCAGGCGGGCGGCGTCTTCCTCCAGCCCACCCTCGCCCTCCTGGAGCAGAAGCACCTGCTGAAGCCGCCGGGCGGCCCCGGCCACATCACCATCGTCTCCAACGACGGCATCCCCGAGGAGCTCGACGCCATCAAGGCCGGGAAGATCGACGCCACCGTCTCCCAGCCCGCCGACCTCTATGCCAAGTACGCGCTGTACTACGCGAAGGCGGCCCTGGACGGAAAGACCTTCAAGGAGGGCCCGACCGACCACGGCTCCACCATCGTCAAGATCCCCGGCGGCTACGAGGACCAGCTCCCGGCGCCCCTGGTGACCCGGGCCAACGCCGGTGACCCGGCGCTGTGGGCCAACCAGCTCCAGAAGAAGGGCTGA
- a CDS encoding sugar ABC transporter ATP-binding protein — protein sequence MSAEPALEARGIVKRFGPTLALDSVALTVRPGESHALVGRNGAGKSTLVGVVTGLHRQDAGTVAFGGAPAPAFGDRAAWQSKVACVYQRSMVVPDLTVAENLFLNRFEGGPIRWGRLRRRAADLLAGYGVNVDPDARARELTVEQRQFVEIARALSFGARLIVLDEPTAQLDARGIERLFTKLRELQAQGVAFLFISHHLQEVYELCTAVTVYRDARHVLTAPVAELAKDDLVAAMTGEAGGGASWHAGARAVREDAAAVLTAEGLALDGEFEPVDLAVRPGEVLGLAGAAASGNTALGETLAGMRRASAGRIAVRGRAVRPGSVPHALDAGIGYIPEDRHRQGLVPQRSVAENATLTVTDQLGPWGTVLPSRTREFARSMIASLDIKTRGPGQPVSGLSGGNQQKVVVARALARRPVALVAVRPTAGVDVKSKEALLAVVRRVADEGNAAVIVSDELDDLRVCDRVLALFHGRVVAEYDSGWTDRELVAAMEGVGERP from the coding sequence GTGAGCGCCGAGCCCGCCCTGGAGGCCCGGGGGATCGTCAAGCGCTTCGGGCCGACCCTGGCGCTCGACTCGGTCGCGCTGACCGTGCGGCCCGGCGAGTCCCACGCGCTCGTCGGCCGCAACGGCGCGGGCAAGTCCACGCTGGTCGGCGTGGTCACCGGACTGCACCGGCAGGACGCCGGCACGGTGGCGTTCGGCGGGGCGCCCGCGCCCGCCTTCGGCGACAGGGCGGCCTGGCAGTCCAAGGTGGCGTGCGTCTACCAGCGGTCCATGGTCGTCCCGGACCTCACCGTCGCCGAGAACCTCTTCCTGAACCGGTTCGAGGGCGGCCCGATCCGCTGGGGGCGGCTGCGGCGGCGCGCGGCGGACCTGCTCGCCGGGTACGGGGTGAACGTCGACCCGGACGCACGGGCCCGTGAACTGACCGTGGAGCAGCGCCAGTTCGTGGAGATCGCCCGCGCCCTCTCCTTCGGCGCCCGCCTGATCGTCCTGGACGAGCCGACCGCCCAGCTGGACGCGCGCGGCATCGAGCGCCTGTTCACCAAGCTGCGCGAGCTCCAGGCCCAGGGAGTGGCGTTCCTCTTCATCTCGCACCACCTCCAGGAGGTGTACGAGCTGTGCACCGCCGTCACCGTCTACCGCGACGCCCGCCATGTGCTCACCGCGCCGGTGGCCGAGCTGGCCAAGGACGACCTGGTGGCGGCGATGACCGGCGAGGCGGGCGGCGGAGCCTCCTGGCACGCGGGCGCCCGTGCGGTGCGCGAGGACGCGGCCGCGGTCCTGACGGCCGAAGGGCTCGCCCTGGACGGCGAGTTCGAGCCGGTCGACCTCGCCGTGCGCCCCGGCGAGGTGCTGGGCCTCGCGGGGGCCGCGGCCAGCGGGAACACCGCGCTCGGCGAGACCCTGGCCGGGATGCGCCGGGCGAGCGCGGGGCGGATCGCGGTGCGCGGCCGGGCGGTGAGGCCGGGCAGCGTGCCGCACGCGCTCGACGCGGGCATCGGCTACATCCCCGAGGACCGGCACCGCCAGGGCCTGGTGCCCCAGCGCTCGGTCGCGGAGAACGCCACGCTCACGGTCACCGACCAGCTCGGGCCGTGGGGGACCGTACTGCCCTCCCGTACGAGGGAGTTCGCCCGGTCGATGATCGCCTCGCTCGACATCAAGACCCGGGGGCCGGGGCAGCCGGTGTCCGGGCTCTCCGGCGGCAACCAGCAGAAGGTCGTGGTGGCGCGGGCGCTGGCCAGAAGGCCGGTGGCGCTGGTCGCGGTGCGCCCCACGGCCGGGGTCGACGTGAAGTCCAAGGAGGCGCTGCTCGCGGTGGTGCGACGGGTCGCCGACGAGGGGAACGCCGCCGTGATCGTCTCCGACGAGCTGGACGACCTGCGGGTGTGCGACCGGGTGCTCGCACTGTTCCACGGGCGGGTCGTCGCCGAATACGACAGCGGGTGGACCGACCGGGAACTGGTCGCCGCCATGGAAGGTGTGGGGGAGCGGCCATGA
- a CDS encoding enolase C-terminal domain-like protein: protein MRPSVTGFDVYDIRFPTSEQLDGSDAMNPDPDYSAAYVVLRTDGPARTEGHGLVFTIGRGNDVTAAAIEALRPYVVGRPAPRSAADLAALHHDLTHDSQLRWLGPEKGVTHMAAGAVVNAAWDLAATAAGLPVWEFLAAMTPEELVSLVDFRYLTDVLTREEALALLRAAEPGRAERARLLRAEGYPAYTTSPGWLGYDDDKLVRLAKEAVADGFAQIKLKVGADLDDDVRRLRLARAAVGPGIRIAVDANQRWDVPDALRWMAALAPYAPHWIEEPTSPDDILGHAAVRAGQPVKVATGEHVANRVVFKQLLQAGAVDFVQIDAARVSGVNENLAILLLAAKYGVPVCPHAGGVGLCELVQHLAMFDYVAVSGTREDRVIEYVDHLHEHFIHPAVIEGGRYRAPRAPGFSARMRPESIAAYRYPDGPQWRARRPAQEVIS from the coding sequence ATGAGGCCGAGTGTCACCGGGTTCGACGTATACGACATCCGCTTCCCCACCTCCGAGCAGCTCGACGGCTCGGACGCGATGAACCCCGACCCGGACTACTCGGCCGCCTATGTGGTGCTGCGCACCGACGGCCCGGCCCGCACCGAGGGCCACGGTCTCGTCTTCACCATCGGCCGCGGCAACGATGTCACCGCCGCCGCCATCGAGGCGCTGCGGCCGTACGTGGTGGGCCGTCCGGCGCCGAGAAGCGCCGCCGATCTCGCGGCCCTCCACCACGACCTCACCCATGACTCGCAGTTGCGCTGGCTCGGCCCGGAGAAGGGCGTCACGCACATGGCGGCCGGCGCGGTCGTCAACGCGGCCTGGGACCTGGCCGCGACCGCCGCCGGGCTGCCCGTCTGGGAGTTCCTGGCCGCGATGACCCCCGAGGAGCTGGTCTCCCTCGTCGACTTCCGCTACCTCACCGACGTACTGACCCGCGAGGAGGCTCTCGCCCTGCTGCGGGCCGCCGAACCGGGCCGCGCCGAGCGGGCCCGGCTGCTGCGCGCCGAGGGCTATCCCGCCTACACCACCTCGCCCGGCTGGCTCGGCTACGACGACGACAAGCTGGTCCGGCTCGCCAAGGAGGCGGTCGCGGACGGCTTCGCGCAGATCAAGCTGAAGGTCGGCGCCGACCTCGACGACGACGTACGGCGGCTGCGGCTGGCCCGCGCGGCGGTCGGCCCCGGCATCCGCATCGCCGTCGACGCCAACCAGCGCTGGGACGTGCCGGACGCGCTGCGCTGGATGGCCGCGCTCGCCCCGTACGCCCCGCACTGGATCGAGGAGCCGACCAGCCCCGACGACATCCTCGGCCACGCCGCCGTACGCGCCGGGCAGCCGGTGAAGGTGGCCACCGGCGAACACGTCGCCAACCGGGTCGTGTTCAAGCAGCTCCTCCAGGCCGGCGCGGTCGACTTCGTGCAGATCGACGCGGCGAGGGTCTCCGGCGTCAACGAGAACCTGGCGATCCTGCTGCTCGCCGCCAAGTACGGCGTCCCCGTCTGCCCGCACGCGGGCGGCGTGGGCCTGTGCGAACTCGTCCAGCATCTGGCGATGTTCGACTACGTGGCGGTCTCCGGCACCCGCGAGGACCGCGTCATCGAGTACGTCGACCACCTCCACGAGCACTTCATCCACCCGGCCGTCATCGAGGGCGGCCGCTACCGCGCACCGCGCGCCCCGGGCTTCTCGGCCCGGATGCGCCCCGAGTCGATCGCCGCCTACCGCTACCCGGACGGACCGCAGTGGCGGGCCCGCCGCCCGGCCCAGGAGGTCATCTCATGA